In Silene latifolia isolate original U9 population chromosome X, ASM4854445v1, whole genome shotgun sequence, the following proteins share a genomic window:
- the LOC141620320 gene encoding EP1-like glycoprotein 4, with protein sequence MCFHNKPSILLMLCLSFLIISSSTAQPPPPPYNPYDSPPPFASASVDTFDFVNAGPFPPYRRGDYGSTFRELERSASDFTMSLCFYNTTPNAYTLALGVDPSYFVWAANPSDPVKEGAKLSLKDDGNLVLVDVDGRLVWQSNTSNMGVIGVQSLIYGQYGNMVLYDAHNNTVWQSFDHPTDTIFPNQFLRATGPKKLVSRVSSLGGVYSLVLMPNRVSLYYKSANSSNPVVYYTMFKTTKTLSTLQFLAYDEFKPSFNQQFTDGTQDRYEIGDLTPPADYHYEIITSFMRLQNDGNLKVIIYQINDEGDQGWFPGFSVFKEDYAPLLTHQVDSCLLPEKCGAFGVCQNSTCVACPSPQGLLPWTAGKCVPPKLGACSLRKAAKYYKVQGVEHFSSMYNKGEGPMALALCQSKCSLDCKCVGYFYHLENSRCWIAYDLMTLTKSGNPKHFGFIKTSN encoded by the coding sequence atgtgtttcCATAACAAGCCATCAATCCTATTAATGCTCTGTTTATCATTCCTCATAATTTCCTCATCAACTGCTCAACCTCCTCCACCTCCATATAATCCATATGATTCACCTCCTCCATTTGCTTCTGCATCCGTTGACACTTTTGATTTCGTTAATGCCGGCCCTTTTCCCCCATACCGTCGAGGCGATTACGGCTCAACATTCCGTGAACTCGAACGGAGCGCATCAGACTTCACTATGTCTCTATGCTTCTACAACACCACCCCAAATGCCTACACCCTAGCCTTGGGAGTCGACCCCAGCTACTTTGTTTGGGCAGCCAACCCGAGTGACCCCGTTAAGGAGGGTGCCAAACTGTCCCTCAAAGATGACGGCAACCTTGTTCTGGTCGACGTTGATGGCCGCCTTGTGTGGCAGAGTAACACATCAAACATGGGCGTGATTGGTGTCCAGAGTCTTATTTATGGCCAATATGGTAACATGGTTCTTTACGATGCTCATAATAACACGGTTTGGCAGAGCTTTGACCACCCTACTGACACTATTTTCCCAAACCAGTTTCTCCGGGCCACTGGCCCCAAGAAGCTTGTGAGTCGGGTCTCGAGCCTAGGTGGGGTCTACAGCCTTGTCTTGATGCCCAACAGAGTGTCCCTCTACTATAAGAGTGCAAATAGTTCTAACCCAGTTGTGTATTATACAATGTTTAAGACAACCAAAACACTAAGCACTTTGCAATTTCTGGCCTACGACGAGTTCAAGCCATCCTTTAATCAGCAATTTACAGATGGTACTCAAGATCGGTATGAAATTGGGGATTTAACACCACCTGCAGATTACCATTACGAAATTATAACCTCGTTTATGAGACTCCAAAATGATGGTAATTTAAAGGTTATTATTTACCAAATAAACGATGAAGGCGATCAGGGATGGTTCCCTGGATTTAGTGTCTTTAAAGAGGATTATGCACCATTATTAACCCATCAAGTGGATAGTTGTCTACTACCTGAAAAGTGTGGCGCTTTCGGAGTGTGCCAAAACAGCACGTGTGTGGCATGCCCATCGCCTCAAGGGCTCCTGCCTTGGACTGCCGGTAAGTGCGTGCCTCCAAAATTAGGTGCGTGTAGCTTGAGGAAGGCGGCTAAGTACTATAAGGTTCAAGGTGTTGAGCATTTCTCTAGCATGTACAACAAAGGTGAGGGTCCTATGGCCTTGGCTTTGTGTCAAAGCAAGTGTAGTTTGGATTGCAAGTGTGTTGGTTACTTTTATCATCTCGAGAACTCAAGGTGTTGGATTGCTTATGATCTTATGACGTTGACCAAGTCCGGAAATCCCAAGCATTTTGGGTTTATCAAGACATCTAACTAG
- the LOC141616958 gene encoding epidermis-specific secreted glycoprotein EP1-like: MFSFLLRSSFLVISIYLIIVTDNLSRVQALVPASSTFKLVNQGDFGDYIVEYDGNYRALDVFTSPFQLCFYNTTPNAYTLALRMGLVRSESLFRWVWEANRGNPVRENATLTFGTDGNLVLANSDGRIAWQTNTTNKGVVGFELLPNGNMVLHDAKGNFIWQSFDYPTDTLLVGQSFRSGGPTKLVSRVSAEVNFNGPYSLVMEPKRVAMYYKSPFSPTPLLYYTMLDMPKSTLKQVTLDCSPDTEEAFAYDITFTIQNGDGSSGGTSEIARPKYNSTLSLLRLGIDGNLKVYTYSDKVDWAAWEATFTLFSRDSIYGLRETECQLPERCGNFGLCEDDQCVACPTPKGLLGWSKNCQQPKGSCGSNYYKLDGVDHFLTKFTKGDGPMTIDACGKKCNKDCKCLGYFYHQQNSRCWIAFDLKTLTKVSNGKHVGYIKS, translated from the coding sequence ATGTTTTCTTTCCTCCTTAGATCTTCATTTCTAGTTATTTCCATCTATCTTATCATAGTTACCGATAATTTATCGCGTGTTCAAGCACTTGTTCCGGCATCATCAACATTCAAATTAGTCAACCAAGGTGATTTTGGTGATTATATTGTTGAATATGATGGAAATTATAGAGCTCTTGATGTCTTTACTAGCCCTTTTCAACTTTGTTTCTACAACACTACTCCAAATGCATACACTCTTGCTCTAAGAATGGGTTTGGTTCGGTCCGAGTCCCTTTTTCGATGGGTGTGGGAAGCCAACCGGGGAAACCCGGTTCGTGAGAATGCCACCCTAACATTTGGAACAGATGGCAATCTTGTGTTGGCCAATTCTGATGGGCGGATCGCTTGGCAAACAAATACTACCAATAAGGGTGTTGTAGGGTTTGAGTTGCTTCCTAATGGTAACATGGTGCTCCATGATGCCAAGGGTAATTTCATTTGGCAAAGTTTTGATTATCCCACCGACACACTTTTAGTGGGCCAATCTTTCCGGTCAGGTGGGCCCACTAAGCTTGTGAGCCGTGTATCGGCCGAAGTTAACTTCAACGGGCCGTATAGCTTAGTGATGGAGCCCAAAAGAGTTGCAATGTATTATAAAAGCCCGTTTAGCCCGACTCCGCTACTATACTACACAATGCTAGACATGCCCAAGAGCACCCTTAAACAAGTTACTCTTGATTGCTCCCCTGACACCGAAGAAGCTTTTGCTTACGACATAACATTTACAATCCAAAATGGAGATGGTTCCAGTGGAGGAACTTCGGAAATCGCTAGGCCCAAGTACAATAGCACATTGTCTTTGTTGAGGCTCGGAATTGACGGGAATTTAAAGGTATATACGTACTCAGATAAGGTGGATTGGGCTGCGTGGGAAGCGACATTCACTTTGTTTTCAAGGGACTCCATCTACGGGTTAAGGGAAACGGAGTGCCAATTACCGGAAAGATGTGGGAATTTTGGTCTATGTGAGGATGATCAATGTGTGGCATGTCCTACACCAAAAGGGTTACTTGGTTGGAGCAAGAATTGCCAACAACCCAAGGGAAGTTGTGGTAGCAATTACTATAAACTTGATGGAGTTGATCATTTCTTGACCAAGTTTACTAAGGGTGATGGTCCTATGACTATAGATGCTTGTGGCAAGAAATGCAACAAAGATTGCAAGTGTTTGGGTTATTTCTATCACCAACAGAATTCTAGGTGTTGGATTGCTTTTGATCTTAAGACACTTACCAAAGTTTCTAATGGGAAACATGTGGGATACATTAAATCATAA
- the LOC141616963 gene encoding uncharacterized protein LOC141616963 has product MEACFLNSNGFSKTTGLTIPGIKPNQFTIPRSKCFLHSYKHAVSKTSCQLGDSPSDEHISPIVSADWRSFRAKLVAAEKLSMPNGSISSAPLPTNVGDKWAHPIHEPERGCLLIATEKLDGVHIFERTVILIMATGPLGPTGLILNQPSLMSIKETNSTVLDQSGTFLNRPLYFGGPLEEGLFLVSSPSEGDDGVGRSGVFDEVMKGLYYGTRESVGCAAEMVKRGMIGMNDIRFFDGYCGWEKEQLQDEIKAGYWNLAACSHSVIGLETVNSGGMWEEVLGLIGPKKVW; this is encoded by the exons ATGGAAGCTTGTTTTCTCAACTCCAATGGCTTCTCCAAAACTACGGGACTCACCATCCCAGGGATCAAACCCAACCAATTTACCATTCCGAGAAGCAAGTGCTTCCTCCACAGTTACAAGCATGCCGTTTCCAAAACAT CTTGTCAACTGGGAGATTCACCGTCCGATGAACATATAAGCCCCATTGTCAGTGCAGATTGGCGGTCATTCCGAGCAAAACTAGTCGCAGCTGAGAAACTATCAATGCCTAATGGTTCCATCTCATCAGCACCGCTACCAACTAATGTTGGTGACAAATGGGCCCATCCAATCCACGAGCCTGAAAGAGGCTGTCTACTCATAGCCACAGAGAAGCTAGATGGGGTTCACATATTTGAAAGGACGGTCATCCTTATAATGGCGACAGGGCCATTAGGCCCAACGGGGCTTATCCTGAACCAACCTTCGCTTATGTCGATCAAGGAAACTAATTCGACGGTGTTAGACCAGTCTGGGACGTTCTTGAACAGGCCCTTGTACTTCGGGGGTCCATTAGAGGAAGGGTTGTTCCTGGTGAGCAGCCCAAGTGAAGGGGATGATGGAGTGGGGAGAAGTGGAGTGTTTGATGAGGTAATGAAAGGGTTATATTATGGAACAAGGGAAAGTGTGGGGTGTGCTGCTGAGATGGTGAAGAGGGGTATGATTGGAATGAATGACATTAGGTTCTTTGATGGGTATTGTGGATGGGAGAAGGAGCAATTGCAAGACGAGATTAAGGCTGGCTATTGGAACTTAGCAGCCTGCAGCCATAGTGTCATTGGGCTAGAGACCGTGAATAGTGGTGGAATGTGGGAGGAGGTCCTTGGACTCATAGGTCCCAAAAAGGTTTGGTAA